A single window of Desulfovibrio sp. G11 DNA harbors:
- a CDS encoding GntR family transcriptional regulator, protein MTTPATTERRLEQALLKGHWNLFERLPAERLLAEKLGVSRATLRTALRTLVGRGILETRRGSGTFVKALPCRSDNASLADSLRAFRIVMPHLLMTAQPSFAPSAIFTLERQLSAAGMALHADDMRLFAQYHLQFFSALLQGLSNTRLAQAGAATLPDAHALARLLQDCPPIRLEEIFKHLARTLHGLRHADPQASSAALSAYAACLLQGMGEEA, encoded by the coding sequence ATGACTACACCTGCCACTACGGAACGACGTCTGGAACAGGCACTGCTGAAAGGGCACTGGAACCTTTTTGAACGGCTGCCCGCAGAGCGCCTGCTGGCGGAAAAGCTCGGCGTGAGCCGGGCCACACTGCGCACGGCGTTGCGCACCCTGGTGGGCCGCGGAATACTGGAAACCAGGCGCGGCAGCGGCACCTTCGTAAAAGCACTGCCCTGCCGCTCCGACAATGCCAGTCTGGCGGACAGCCTGCGGGCCTTCCGCATTGTGATGCCGCACCTGCTTATGACGGCACAGCCATCTTTCGCCCCTTCGGCCATATTCACGCTGGAGCGCCAGCTATCTGCTGCCGGCATGGCGCTGCATGCGGACGACATGCGGCTTTTCGCGCAATATCACCTGCAGTTTTTTTCCGCCTTGCTACAGGGACTTTCCAATACCCGTCTGGCCCAGGCCGGAGCGGCAACCCTGCCGGATGCCCACGCCCTCGCGCGGCTTTTGCAGGACTGCCCGCCCATACGCCTTGAGGAAATATTCAAGCATCTTGCCCGCACCCTGCATGGCCTGCGCCACGCAGATCCGCAGGCATCATCTGCCGCCCTGTCGGCTTACGCTGCCTGCCTTTTACAGGGCATGGGAGAAGAAGCATGA
- a CDS encoding tyrosine-type recombinase/integrase, whose amino-acid sequence MLTLDDAWNSYLSTRQLTRAGYLTDVSRYRVHLGPYWHGKNLASIRTVDVQKFTFDLYKKGIGHQTVKLCLSQMRRIMKRAVILDLYSGPIPYFEMPNFESVRYRFLSENEAKRLFIELKNTSEFWYQIASLSLYTGMRSGEIFSLRGKNVNFGGFNLQVQHPQG is encoded by the coding sequence ATGCTTACTTTAGATGACGCTTGGAATTCTTATCTTTCGACACGTCAGTTGACCAGAGCTGGTTATCTGACAGATGTCAGCAGGTATCGCGTTCATCTGGGGCCATATTGGCATGGAAAAAATTTAGCGTCAATAAGGACAGTGGATGTTCAAAAATTTACTTTTGATCTTTATAAGAAAGGTATTGGGCATCAAACAGTTAAGTTGTGTCTTTCACAAATGAGAAGAATTATGAAAAGGGCAGTAATACTTGACTTATACAGCGGGCCAATACCTTATTTTGAAATGCCAAATTTTGAGAGTGTTAGATACAGGTTTTTATCAGAAAATGAAGCAAAGCGTTTGTTTATAGAGTTAAAAAATACATCTGAATTTTGGTATCAAATAGCATCTCTTTCTTTATACACCGGGATGCGTTCAGGTGAAATTTTCAGTTTAAGAGGAAAAAATGTAAATTTTGGCGGATTCAACTTGCAAGTGCAACACCCTCAAGGTTGA